A window of Corticium candelabrum chromosome 3, ooCorCand1.1, whole genome shotgun sequence contains these coding sequences:
- the LOC134176957 gene encoding uncharacterized protein LOC134176957 isoform X2 yields MVITTEYHLKIYWEYHNLTIETLLLECLIIIIYQIYCEVINDTVRLTCSFPFHLSPTASIVWNIDDTNIINKATITDLCECLITSTVFVSSQHVFASTTCTASNNNKTTIEYPYRPCAPPTSQPATSSLVTSGSIVTSTKETSKDDQPAWLILVIVVAVVALIIIIAVVAFIIWKKSKESTTTDNGTHVKLQGVVGSHHTTRPSSRSNTPRPVQPPLPTRSRRTP; encoded by the exons ATGGTGATAACTACAGAATATCATCTGAAAATATATTGGGAATATCACAACCTTACTATTGAAACATTACTACTAGAATGTCTG ataataattatttatcaGATTTATTGTGAAGTTATTAACGATACAGTACGTCTCACCTGTTCATTTCCATTTCATCTATCTCCTACTGCAAGCATTGTTTGGAACATTGATGACACCAACATTATAAACAAAGCTACCATCACTGATTTGTGTGAATGTCTTATAACTTCAACTGTTTTTGTCAGCTCGCAACATGTGTTTGCATCAACAACATGTACTGCTTCtaataacaacaaaacgaCAATTGAATACCCATATAGACCTTGTG CACCACCAACAAGTCAACCAGCAACATCAAGTCTGGTTACAA GTGGCAGCATCGTAACATCAACAAAAGAAACCTCAAAGGACGATCAACCAG CATGGCTAATACTAGTCATCGTAGTGGCAGTTGTTGCTTTGATTATTATCATCGCAGTTGTTGCATTTATTATTTGGAAAAAATCCAAGGAAAGCA CAACTACTGACAACGGCACACACGTAAAGCTACAAGG TGTAGTAGGGTCACACCACACGACACGGCCATCGAGTCGGTCCAATACGCCGAGACCGGTCCAGCCACCGCTCCCGACGAGATCGAGGCGTACGCCGTAA
- the LOC134176957 gene encoding uncharacterized protein LOC134176957 isoform X1, which yields MVITTEYHLKIYWEYHNLTIETLLLECLIIIIYQIYCEVINDTVRLTCSFPFHLSPTASIVWNIDDTNIINKATITDLCECLITSTVFVSSQHVFASTTCTASNNNKTTIEYPYRPCAPPTSQPATSSLVTSGSIVTSTKETSKDDQPAWLILVIVVAVVALIIIIAVVAFIIWKKSKESTTTDNGTHVKLQGLVSTLGSHHTTRPSSRSNTPRPVQPPLPTRSRRTP from the exons ATGGTGATAACTACAGAATATCATCTGAAAATATATTGGGAATATCACAACCTTACTATTGAAACATTACTACTAGAATGTCTG ataataattatttatcaGATTTATTGTGAAGTTATTAACGATACAGTACGTCTCACCTGTTCATTTCCATTTCATCTATCTCCTACTGCAAGCATTGTTTGGAACATTGATGACACCAACATTATAAACAAAGCTACCATCACTGATTTGTGTGAATGTCTTATAACTTCAACTGTTTTTGTCAGCTCGCAACATGTGTTTGCATCAACAACATGTACTGCTTCtaataacaacaaaacgaCAATTGAATACCCATATAGACCTTGTG CACCACCAACAAGTCAACCAGCAACATCAAGTCTGGTTACAA GTGGCAGCATCGTAACATCAACAAAAGAAACCTCAAAGGACGATCAACCAG CATGGCTAATACTAGTCATCGTAGTGGCAGTTGTTGCTTTGATTATTATCATCGCAGTTGTTGCATTTATTATTTGGAAAAAATCCAAGGAAAGCA CAACTACTGACAACGGCACACACGTAAAGCTACAAGGGTTGGTGTCGACAT TAGGGTCACACCACACGACACGGCCATCGAGTCGGTCCAATACGCCGAGACCGGTCCAGCCACCGCTCCCGACGAGATCGAGGCGTACGCCGTAA